Proteins from one Salvelinus sp. IW2-2015 linkage group LG32, ASM291031v2, whole genome shotgun sequence genomic window:
- the LOC111957181 gene encoding angiopoietin-related protein 3: MKLTLTFMFVLVASWPMVLCTKEEPMSEDPPLLQVPAVEARSRFAALDDVRLLANGLLQLGHSLRDFVHKTKDQINGIFQKLNIFDHSFNQLSVLASEIKEEEEELKKTTVVLKANNEEIKSLSLEINSKVENILQERSQLQSKVGGLEEKLSGLSQGLVPAEQLAEINTLKDVIHTQERSIAELLKAVREQSDQLVHQRSKIKTLEEKLTYNPFMQETIEKPSDNFQSVTPDLTGYLTNASANGSFDMTDLPSDCCELFTRGERASGVYTIKPNQSEPFMVYCDMDQDGGATIIQRRKDGSVNFDQNWEKYENGFGDFRGEFWLGLKKVHSLASQGDSFLNIQLEDWKQGKHFIGYNFSLDGXEVHYTIHLSQASGNLPDAMSNHTGMKFSTKDRDNDNLEDSHCAYTYTGGWWFNACGDTNLNGRYIHVRPKGRSECRRGIHWKPTRGASYYLRSTQISIRSTPTTTATSTSSETGNFR; this comes from the exons ATGAAGCTAACGCTAACCTTTATGTTCGTACTTGTGGCTTCGTGGCCAATGGTCCTCTGCACCAAGGAGGAGCCCATGTCCGAAGACCCTCCCCTCCTTCAGGTTCCCGCCGTCGAGGCCCGCTCCCGCTTCGCCGCTCTGGACGACGTGCGTCTCCTGGCCAATGGTCTCCTTCAGCTTGGCCACAGCCTCAGGGACTTCGTCCACAAGACCAAGGACCAGATCAATGGCATCTTCCAGAAACTCAACATATTCGACCACTCCTTCAACCAGCTCTCTGTGCTGGCCAGCGAGatcaaggaggaagaggaggagttgaAGAAGACCACGGTGGTGCTCAAGGCCAACAACGAGGAAATCAAGAGCCTATCGCTGGAGATCAACTCCAAGGTGGAGAACATACTGCAGGAGCGTAGCCAGCTTCAAAGCAAGGTGGGCGGGCTGGAGGAGAAATTGAGCGGCCTGTCTCAGGGCCTGGTACCCGCCGAGCAGCTGGCTGAGATCAACACACTGAAG GATGTGATCCACACCCAGGAGAGAAGCATCGCCGAGCTGCTGAAGGCTGTGAGAGAGCAGAGCGACCAGCTTGTTCACCAGAGGAGCAAGATCAAGACTCTGGAGGAGAAG CTCACCTATAACCCTTTCATGCAAGAGACTATTGAGAAACCATCTGACAACTTCCAGTCTGTCACGCCGGACCTCACTGGGTATCTGACCAACGCCTCTGCAAATGGCAGCTTTGACATGACAG ATCTCCCATCAGACTGCTGTGAGCTATTTACCAGGGGCGAGAGAGCCAGTGGAGTGTACACCATCAAGCCCAACCAATCCGAGCCCTTCATGGTCTACTGCGACATGGATCAAG ATGGAGGGGCTACTATAATCCAGAGAAGGAAGGATGGGTCCGTGAATTTCGATCAGAATTGGGAGAAGTATGAAAACGGATTTGGAGACTTTCGAG GGGAGTTCTGGCTGGGTCTGAAGAAGGTCCACTCCCTGGCTAGTCAAGGTGACTCTTTCCTGAACATCCAACTGGAGGACTGGAAACAGGGCAAACACTTCATCGGATACAACTTCTCTCTGGATGGACKCGAGGTCCACTATACTATCCACCTCTCACAGGCATCCGGAAATCTGCCTGATGCAATGAGCAACCATACCGGTATGAAGTTCTCCACTAAGGACCGGGACAATGACAACCTTGAAGACTCACACTGCGCTTACACCTACACAG GRGGCTGGTGGTTCAACGCTTGTGGAGACACCAATCTGAACGGGAGATACATCCACGTGAGACCCAAGGGACGTTCAGAGTGTAGGAGGGGAATCCACTGGAAGCCCACCAGAGGGGCCTCCTACTACCTCCGATCCACCCAGATCTCCATTCGCTCCACCCCCACCACTACAGCCACCTCAACCTCCTCAGAAACAGGCAACTTCCGCTGA
- the LOC111957180 gene encoding phosphoglucomutase-1 isoform X2, translating to MDDSPLQVLTRPTAPYPDQRPGTSGLRKKVSVFQSKKDYLQNFVQSIYSSIDLLDRQGSTMVVGGDGRYFNQTAIEVIVQMAAANGVGRLVIGHHGIMSTPAVSCVIRKYKAIGGIVLTASHNPGGREGDFGIKFNTANGGPAQDAVTNRIFQISRTIEEYAICPELRVDLATLSKQTFDLENKFKPFTVEIVDSVESYANMLRNIFDFAALKELLSGENHIKIQLDAMHGVMGPYVKRILCEELGSPANSAINCVPLQDFGGQHPDPNLTYAADLVETMRGGQYDFGAAFDGEGDRNMILGKHGFFVNPSDSVAVIAANVFXIPYFQHTGVRGYARSMPTSAALDNVARATKIELYETPTGWKFFGNLMDAGKLSLCGEESFGTGADHIREKDGLWAVLAWLSILATREQSVEDIIKDHWQTFGRNFFTKYDYEEVDLDAAIQMMEDLELMILEKAFMGQRFAVGEKLYQVEKADNFEYTDPVDGRICRNQGLRIIFTDGSRIIYRLSGTGSVGATVRVYIDSYEKDPDKIFRDPQVMLAPLVTIALKVSQLHERTGRSGPSVIT from the exons ATGGATGATAGTCCACTGCAAGTTCTGACTCGACCCACAGCCCCTTACCCAGACCAGAGACCAGGTACTAGTGGTCTGAGGAAGAAGGTGTCTGTCTTCCAGTCCAAAAAGGACTACCTTCAGAACTTCGTCCAGAGTATATATTCCTCCATCGATCTGCTGGACCGCCAGGGGTCCACAATGGTAGTTGGGGGAGATGGACGCTACTTCAATCAAACAGCCATCGAGGTCATTGTTCAGATGGCAGCTGCGAATGGG GTTGGACGGCTCGTGATTGGTCATCATGGGATCATGTCCACGCCAGCGGTTTCCTGTGTGATCAGAAAGTACAAGGCCATCGGCGGTATCGTCCTCACAGCCAGTCACAACCCTGGGGGACGCGAAGGAGACTTTGGCATCAAGTTCAACACTGCTAATGGAG GCCCAGCCCAGGATGCGGTCACCAACAGAATCTTCCAGATCAGCAGAACCATAGAGGAGTATGCCATCTGCCCAGAGCTCCGGGTGGACTTGGCTACCCTGAGCAAACAGACGTTTGACCTGGAGAACAAGTTCAAACCCTTTACAG TGGAGATAGTGGACTCGGTAGAGTCTTACGCCAACATGCTAAGGAACATCTTTGACTTTGCTGCACTGAAGGAGCTGCTGTCTGGGGAGAACCACATCAAGATCCAGCTAGATGCCATGCATGGAG TGATGGGTCCCTATGTGAAGAGGATACTGTGTGAGGAGCTAGGCTCCCCTGCGAACTCTGCCATTAACTGTGTCCCCCTGCAAGACTTTGGGGGCCAGCACCCTGATCCCAACCTCACCTACGCAGCCGACCTGGTTGAGaccatgaggggtggccagtacgattttggagctgcctttgATGGTGARGGT GACCGTAACATGATTCTGGGTAAGCATGGCTTTTTCGTCAACCCCTCGGACTCGGtggctgtcatcgctgccaaTGTCTTCASCATCCCCTACTTTCAGCACACAGGGGTGAGAGGCTATGCCCGCAGCATGCCCACCAGCGCTGCCCTGGACAA tgttgCCAGGGCAACGAAGATTGAACTTTACGAGACCCCCACGGGGTGGAAGTTCTTTGGCAACCTGATGGACGCAGGCAAGCTGTCACTGTGCGGAGAAGAGAGTTTCGGCACAG GTGCTGACCATATCCGTGAGAAGGATGGACTTTGGGCCGTGCTGGCATGGCTGTCCATCCTGGCAACGAGGGAGCAGAGTGTGGAGGATATCATAAAGGACCACTGGCAGACGTTTGGCAGGAACTTCTTTACCAA GTATGACTATGAGGAAGTCGACCTGGATGCAGCCATTCAGATGATGGAGGATCTGGAGCTGATGATACTGGAGAAGGCCTTTATGGGCCAGAGGTTCGCTGTGGGGGAGAAGCTCTACCAGGTGGAGAAGGCAGACAACTTTGAATACACTGATCCCGTAGACGGGCGCATCTGCAGAAACCAA GGCCTGAGGATAATATTCACAGATGGCTCCCGGATCATCTACAGGCTCAGTGGAACAGGGAGTGTGGGGGCAACAGTTCGGGTCTACATCGACAGCTATGAGAAAGACCCTGACAAGATCTTCCGAGACCCACAG gtgaTGCTGGCACCCCTGGTTACCATAGCCCTGAAGGTTTCACAGCTTCATGAGAGGACAGGCCGCAGTGGCCCATCAGTCATCACATGA
- the LOC111957180 gene encoding phosphoglucomutase-1 isoform X1, giving the protein MDDSPLQVLTRPTAPYPDQRPGTSGLRKKVSVFQSKKDYLQNFVQSIYSSIDLLDRQGSTMVVGGDGRYFNQTAIEVIVQMAAANGVGRLVIGHHGIMSTPAVSCVIRKYKAIGGIVLTASHNPGGREGDFGIKFNTANGGAVTREEGTGGKGPAQDAVTNRIFQISRTIEEYAICPELRVDLATLSKQTFDLENKFKPFTVEIVDSVESYANMLRNIFDFAALKELLSGENHIKIQLDAMHGVMGPYVKRILCEELGSPANSAINCVPLQDFGGQHPDPNLTYAADLVETMRGGQYDFGAAFDGEGDRNMILGKHGFFVNPSDSVAVIAANVFXIPYFQHTGVRGYARSMPTSAALDNVARATKIELYETPTGWKFFGNLMDAGKLSLCGEESFGTGADHIREKDGLWAVLAWLSILATREQSVEDIIKDHWQTFGRNFFTKYDYEEVDLDAAIQMMEDLELMILEKAFMGQRFAVGEKLYQVEKADNFEYTDPVDGRICRNQGLRIIFTDGSRIIYRLSGTGSVGATVRVYIDSYEKDPDKIFRDPQVMLAPLVTIALKVSQLHERTGRSGPSVIT; this is encoded by the exons ATGGATGATAGTCCACTGCAAGTTCTGACTCGACCCACAGCCCCTTACCCAGACCAGAGACCAGGTACTAGTGGTCTGAGGAAGAAGGTGTCTGTCTTCCAGTCCAAAAAGGACTACCTTCAGAACTTCGTCCAGAGTATATATTCCTCCATCGATCTGCTGGACCGCCAGGGGTCCACAATGGTAGTTGGGGGAGATGGACGCTACTTCAATCAAACAGCCATCGAGGTCATTGTTCAGATGGCAGCTGCGAATGGG GTTGGACGGCTCGTGATTGGTCATCATGGGATCATGTCCACGCCAGCGGTTTCCTGTGTGATCAGAAAGTACAAGGCCATCGGCGGTATCGTCCTCACAGCCAGTCACAACCCTGGGGGACGCGAAGGAGACTTTGGCATCAAGTTCAACACTGCTAATGGAGGTGCTGTAACTAGAGAAGAGGGAACAGGAGGAAAGG GCCCAGCCCAGGATGCGGTCACCAACAGAATCTTCCAGATCAGCAGAACCATAGAGGAGTATGCCATCTGCCCAGAGCTCCGGGTGGACTTGGCTACCCTGAGCAAACAGACGTTTGACCTGGAGAACAAGTTCAAACCCTTTACAG TGGAGATAGTGGACTCGGTAGAGTCTTACGCCAACATGCTAAGGAACATCTTTGACTTTGCTGCACTGAAGGAGCTGCTGTCTGGGGAGAACCACATCAAGATCCAGCTAGATGCCATGCATGGAG TGATGGGTCCCTATGTGAAGAGGATACTGTGTGAGGAGCTAGGCTCCCCTGCGAACTCTGCCATTAACTGTGTCCCCCTGCAAGACTTTGGGGGCCAGCACCCTGATCCCAACCTCACCTACGCAGCCGACCTGGTTGAGaccatgaggggtggccagtacgattttggagctgcctttgATGGTGARGGT GACCGTAACATGATTCTGGGTAAGCATGGCTTTTTCGTCAACCCCTCGGACTCGGtggctgtcatcgctgccaaTGTCTTCASCATCCCCTACTTTCAGCACACAGGGGTGAGAGGCTATGCCCGCAGCATGCCCACCAGCGCTGCCCTGGACAA tgttgCCAGGGCAACGAAGATTGAACTTTACGAGACCCCCACGGGGTGGAAGTTCTTTGGCAACCTGATGGACGCAGGCAAGCTGTCACTGTGCGGAGAAGAGAGTTTCGGCACAG GTGCTGACCATATCCGTGAGAAGGATGGACTTTGGGCCGTGCTGGCATGGCTGTCCATCCTGGCAACGAGGGAGCAGAGTGTGGAGGATATCATAAAGGACCACTGGCAGACGTTTGGCAGGAACTTCTTTACCAA GTATGACTATGAGGAAGTCGACCTGGATGCAGCCATTCAGATGATGGAGGATCTGGAGCTGATGATACTGGAGAAGGCCTTTATGGGCCAGAGGTTCGCTGTGGGGGAGAAGCTCTACCAGGTGGAGAAGGCAGACAACTTTGAATACACTGATCCCGTAGACGGGCGCATCTGCAGAAACCAA GGCCTGAGGATAATATTCACAGATGGCTCCCGGATCATCTACAGGCTCAGTGGAACAGGGAGTGTGGGGGCAACAGTTCGGGTCTACATCGACAGCTATGAGAAAGACCCTGACAAGATCTTCCGAGACCCACAG gtgaTGCTGGCACCCCTGGTTACCATAGCCCTGAAGGTTTCACAGCTTCATGAGAGGACAGGCCGCAGTGGCCCATCAGTCATCACATGA